One genomic window of Deinococcus peraridilitoris DSM 19664 includes the following:
- a CDS encoding chromate transporter, translating to MQEAQTVESSAVQVPLPQLFREFLLIGCTALGGGGAPFIHAAVVRKRGWLSEEDFLEGVTFAQLTPGPNFSNLATFVGARLGGPAGALVSLLAVLTPGMLVILTLAALYTSFPVNDNPYLRGALSGVASAAVAVLGVVVLQTLPAALRSRHGLSVVLVAFLAVGLWRVNIAWVLLTLLPYALWANRPGSEEGGKRE from the coding sequence ATGCAAGAAGCCCAAACGGTCGAATCCTCTGCGGTCCAAGTCCCTCTCCCGCAGCTCTTTCGCGAGTTCCTGCTGATCGGCTGCACCGCCCTCGGCGGGGGTGGCGCTCCCTTCATTCACGCCGCGGTGGTCCGCAAGCGCGGGTGGTTGAGCGAGGAGGACTTCCTGGAGGGCGTGACGTTCGCACAACTCACGCCCGGACCGAATTTCTCCAATCTCGCGACGTTCGTCGGCGCGCGCCTCGGTGGCCCGGCCGGTGCGCTCGTGTCGCTGCTGGCCGTGCTGACACCGGGCATGCTGGTCATCCTGACGCTCGCCGCGCTGTACACGTCCTTTCCGGTGAACGACAACCCCTACCTGCGCGGTGCCTTGAGCGGCGTGGCGAGCGCCGCCGTCGCAGTGCTTGGCGTGGTCGTGCTGCAAACCCTGCCCGCCGCGCTGCGCTCACGCCATGGCCTGTCCGTCGTGCTCGTCGCGTTCCTTGCAGTCGGGTTGTGGCGTGTCAACATCGCCTGGGTACTCTTGACCCTGCTGCCGTACGCGCTGTGGGCAAACCGGCCCGGCAGCGAGGAAGGCGGGAAGCGTGAGTGA
- a CDS encoding EAL domain-containing protein yields the protein MSNRLPTPYAGHTILEEALSQCGLDDQRAMLLFEQAASIARDTRDRALLAKALNGMARIEHAHGDSHAALFHLREALELRRETHDLNGEAAILCNLGALYTDLGQYNFALDYLLKALGIIDEQSDRKRASMLAANLARVYDALEQTGSAEEHYQTALRLARESQQRIGEVILCANYGDFRRRQGHYDHAEQLLRHALECAGGEGVFPAIALHPLGLLHRDRHDRASALDAFAQAMRFAREHNDTDTLLEIILSQAETHLQCDTPELARQVLEEGVQLAEESGRNRTLGRILHLLTDALERLDQPSLALAVSRRANQVDSDVLTAEAYRQTRQLTTQYELERAKAELEAQHQKYDAQRLAKEELEREATARLRELERQALYDPLTGLPNRLLLADRFRVALELAVQQGTQLALGVIDLNKFKQINDTFGHHIGDQLLVEVARRLEVVMNGQDTVARMGGDEFVLLIRDADRPQTVLSVARRVLRAFEPVFALSGHELHVRPSVGFAVYPDDALTYEALFEQADKAMYDAKVRGSGFEIHNHQSERRAPATLESALHQALALGQFKLVYQPQTTAGGQVRGAETFLRWQHPHFGNVPPAEFLPLAEATGLSLPIGAWVLAQACQEATTWHGRMVAVNLSARQFAHPNLSRSIHEALECSGLPPHLLELEVNEEMLARHPHRARSTLQDLKALGVRVVIDDFGSGFTSFAALKHDPVDGVKIDRALVNDLQARERPGRDEALVTAVVHMAHALNLDVIAEGVENEYQQCFLASLGVTAVQGFLLAPPQPSEVFRLWMESH from the coding sequence ATGTCCAATCGCCTGCCTACACCTTACGCTGGCCACACCATCCTGGAAGAAGCCCTGTCGCAATGCGGTCTGGACGATCAGCGTGCCATGCTGTTGTTCGAGCAGGCTGCCAGTATCGCGCGTGATACGCGTGATCGCGCTTTGTTGGCCAAAGCCTTGAATGGCATGGCCCGAATTGAGCATGCGCACGGCGACAGTCACGCCGCTCTTTTTCACCTGCGTGAAGCGCTTGAATTGCGCCGCGAAACGCACGACCTGAACGGCGAAGCGGCCATTCTGTGCAACCTCGGCGCTCTTTACACCGACCTCGGCCAGTACAACTTCGCTCTGGATTATCTGCTGAAAGCACTCGGCATTATCGATGAGCAAAGTGACCGCAAGCGCGCCTCCATGCTCGCCGCAAATCTCGCGCGAGTGTACGATGCCCTCGAACAAACCGGGTCGGCAGAAGAGCATTATCAGACGGCCCTGCGTCTCGCGCGTGAGTCCCAGCAGCGTATCGGAGAGGTGATCTTATGCGCCAACTACGGAGACTTCCGGCGCCGCCAGGGGCACTACGATCACGCCGAGCAGCTTCTGCGTCACGCCCTGGAGTGCGCAGGAGGTGAGGGTGTATTCCCGGCGATCGCGTTGCATCCGCTCGGGTTACTGCACCGTGATCGTCACGACCGTGCATCCGCTCTGGATGCCTTCGCGCAGGCGATGCGCTTCGCGCGTGAACACAACGACACGGACACCCTGCTCGAGATCATCCTCAGCCAAGCTGAAACGCACCTGCAATGCGATACACCCGAGCTGGCCAGGCAGGTGCTGGAAGAAGGCGTACAACTCGCGGAGGAAAGTGGACGCAATCGTACCCTCGGCCGAATCCTGCACCTGCTGACCGACGCCCTCGAACGGCTCGACCAACCAAGCCTGGCGCTCGCTGTTTCTCGCCGCGCCAACCAGGTCGACTCAGACGTTCTGACTGCGGAAGCGTACCGCCAGACCCGTCAACTCACCACCCAGTATGAACTCGAGCGCGCCAAGGCTGAACTGGAAGCGCAACATCAGAAGTACGACGCGCAACGTCTTGCCAAAGAAGAGCTGGAACGCGAAGCGACCGCGAGACTCCGCGAGCTTGAACGGCAAGCGTTGTACGACCCCTTGACCGGCCTGCCCAACCGCCTGCTGCTGGCCGACCGGTTTCGTGTCGCGCTCGAGCTCGCCGTGCAGCAAGGCACCCAACTCGCTCTGGGTGTCATCGACCTGAATAAGTTCAAGCAGATCAACGACACCTTCGGTCACCACATCGGCGACCAGCTCCTCGTGGAAGTCGCGCGTCGCCTGGAAGTCGTCATGAACGGGCAGGACACCGTCGCCCGCATGGGCGGGGACGAGTTTGTGCTGCTGATTCGTGACGCTGACCGGCCACAAACGGTGCTGAGCGTCGCGCGACGCGTCCTTCGAGCATTCGAGCCGGTCTTCGCGCTGTCAGGGCATGAACTCCACGTACGGCCCAGCGTGGGTTTCGCGGTGTACCCCGATGACGCCCTGACGTACGAAGCGCTGTTCGAGCAGGCCGATAAGGCCATGTACGACGCGAAAGTGCGTGGGAGTGGCTTCGAAATCCACAATCACCAGAGTGAACGGCGGGCGCCTGCCACGCTGGAAAGTGCATTACACCAAGCCCTCGCCTTGGGGCAGTTCAAGTTGGTGTACCAACCACAAACCACGGCAGGCGGGCAGGTTCGTGGCGCTGAGACGTTCCTGCGCTGGCAGCACCCGCACTTCGGGAATGTGCCGCCCGCTGAGTTTCTGCCACTCGCCGAAGCCACAGGGCTGAGCTTGCCCATCGGCGCGTGGGTGCTCGCGCAAGCCTGTCAGGAAGCGACCACCTGGCATGGCCGGATGGTCGCCGTAAATCTCAGCGCCCGCCAGTTCGCCCACCCCAACCTGTCAAGGTCCATTCATGAGGCGCTGGAGTGCAGCGGCTTGCCGCCTCATCTGCTGGAACTTGAAGTGAACGAGGAGATGCTGGCTCGCCACCCGCACCGCGCCCGCTCCACCCTGCAGGACTTGAAAGCGCTCGGAGTGCGGGTCGTGATTGACGATTTCGGCTCGGGCTTCACGAGCTTCGCGGCCCTCAAGCACGATCCAGTTGACGGTGTGAAAATCGATCGGGCGCTCGTGAATGACTTACAGGCCCGCGAGCGACCCGGTCGGGACGAAGCGCTGGTCACGGCCGTTGTGCACATGGCTCACGCGCTGAACCTGGACGTCATTGCCGAGGGAGTAGAAAACGAATACCAGCAGTGTTTTCTGGCGTCGCTGGGTGTCACAGCCGTACAGGGTTTCCTGCTCGCTCCTCCGCAACCGTCTGAAGTATTCCGGCTCTGGATGGAGAGCCATTGA
- a CDS encoding HAD hydrolase-like protein produces the protein MISHVVFDFDGTLADSPHLVVELYNEVARKQGFGEMTPENLHLLRGLSVRERSKQLGVPMHRLPGLMVQVARAYRAVTSRVALHDGVPELLRELRGRGMRVCVLSTNNEENIRDVLRRYDLEAMVSRVYCSNRIFGKASLLRRLMHHESVPADQLVYVGDEQRDVDACREVGVQVIAVSWGVDTLTRLQDARPDWLVHTPEGISRVVATPHKAMV, from the coding sequence ATGATTTCACATGTGGTTTTTGATTTCGACGGTACCCTCGCCGACTCTCCGCACCTGGTGGTCGAGCTGTACAACGAAGTGGCCAGAAAGCAGGGCTTCGGCGAAATGACCCCGGAGAACCTCCATCTGCTGCGCGGCCTGAGCGTGCGTGAACGCAGCAAACAGCTGGGCGTGCCCATGCACCGCCTGCCTGGCCTGATGGTGCAGGTCGCGCGCGCCTATCGCGCGGTCACCTCGCGCGTCGCATTGCACGACGGCGTTCCGGAGTTGCTGCGAGAGTTACGCGGCAGGGGTATGCGGGTCTGTGTGCTGTCCACCAACAACGAGGAGAACATCCGCGATGTGCTGCGCCGCTACGACCTCGAAGCGATGGTGTCACGCGTGTATTGCAGTAACCGCATCTTCGGCAAGGCGAGCCTGCTGCGGCGCCTGATGCACCACGAGAGCGTGCCGGCAGACCAGTTGGTGTACGTCGGCGACGAGCAGCGCGACGTGGACGCCTGCCGTGAGGTGGGCGTGCAGGTCATCGCGGTCAGCTGGGGAGTCGACACGCTCACGCGTCTGCAAGACGCCCGACCGGACTGGCTCGTGCACACTCCCGAAGGCATCTCGCGAGTCGTGGCCACGCCTCACAAGGCCATGGTGTGA
- a CDS encoding Bug family tripartite tricarboxylate transporter substrate binding protein yields the protein MNTKRTFAALALMASLFTSAQTLDSVRIMAPAAPGGGWDQTSRNVQQVLQDTKLAKNVQVYNVPGAGGTIGLAQFNNQKGSPNSLMAMGLIMVGAIETNKSKATLENVTPIARLTGEYEVIVVPAASPHKTMADLAAAWKKNPGAVSIAGGSAGGTDHMLAGLLAQEAGVDPAKINYIAHSGGGESLAALLGNQVTMGINGYGEMAEHIKSGKLRALGISSAKRVPGVNIPTFAEQGLDVELMNWRGIVAAPGISDAHRKELTAVFDKMHASKEWKEVLAKNNWTDLYLSGEKYDAFLKSEQARAKKVLQSIGLVK from the coding sequence ATGAACACCAAACGCACCTTTGCCGCCCTTGCCCTGATGGCTTCCCTCTTCACGTCGGCCCAGACGCTCGACAGCGTTCGCATCATGGCCCCCGCCGCGCCCGGCGGCGGCTGGGACCAGACGTCCCGCAACGTTCAACAGGTTCTGCAGGACACCAAACTTGCCAAGAACGTCCAGGTGTACAACGTGCCTGGCGCGGGCGGCACCATCGGCCTCGCGCAGTTCAACAACCAGAAGGGCAGCCCGAACTCCCTGATGGCGATGGGCCTGATCATGGTCGGCGCCATCGAAACCAACAAGAGCAAAGCCACGCTGGAAAACGTGACACCCATCGCGCGCCTCACCGGCGAGTACGAGGTCATCGTCGTGCCCGCCGCCAGCCCGCACAAGACCATGGCGGACCTCGCCGCCGCGTGGAAGAAGAACCCCGGCGCCGTCTCCATCGCCGGTGGCAGCGCGGGCGGCACTGACCACATGCTCGCCGGCCTGCTCGCGCAGGAAGCCGGCGTGGACCCCGCCAAGATCAACTATATCGCGCACTCCGGCGGTGGTGAATCCCTCGCCGCGCTGCTCGGCAATCAAGTTACGATGGGCATCAACGGGTACGGCGAGATGGCCGAACACATCAAGTCCGGCAAGCTGCGCGCCCTCGGCATTTCCAGCGCGAAACGCGTACCCGGCGTGAACATCCCCACCTTCGCCGAGCAGGGCCTCGACGTGGAACTGATGAACTGGCGCGGTATCGTCGCTGCGCCCGGCATCAGCGACGCGCACCGTAAGGAACTCACGGCGGTATTCGACAAGATGCACGCCAGCAAGGAATGGAAGGAAGTCCTCGCCAAGAACAACTGGACGGACCTGTACCTCAGCGGTGAGAAGTACGACGCGTTCCTGAAGTCCGAGCAGGCACGCGCCAAGAAGGTGCTGCAGTCCATCGGCCTGGTGAAGTAA
- a CDS encoding tripartite tricarboxylate transporter TctB family protein gives MNNPQSAPRKRGISLADLALALGVTALGGLFLLGTLQIQATTGYSQVGPRFFPYVVATGLLIVGVLLTIDALRGGRAEPAAEEDADPNAPNNWAAMGWIALGILLDMLLMNVGGFVVASIALFWCVARGFQSRKPLRDLAIAVILAVLVYVVFTRGLGLNLPDGILKGLL, from the coding sequence TTGAACAACCCACAAAGCGCCCCGCGAAAGCGGGGCATTTCCCTGGCCGACCTGGCCCTCGCGCTGGGCGTCACCGCCCTGGGCGGGCTGTTCCTGCTCGGCACCCTCCAGATTCAGGCGACCACCGGGTACTCGCAGGTCGGCCCGCGCTTCTTCCCCTACGTCGTCGCCACCGGCCTGCTCATCGTCGGGGTGCTCCTCACCATCGACGCGCTGCGCGGCGGGCGCGCGGAACCCGCCGCGGAGGAAGACGCCGACCCCAACGCCCCGAACAACTGGGCCGCGATGGGCTGGATTGCGCTTGGCATCCTGCTCGACATGCTCCTCATGAATGTGGGCGGGTTCGTCGTCGCGTCCATCGCCCTGTTCTGGTGCGTCGCGCGCGGCTTCCAGTCCAGGAAGCCCCTGCGTGACCTGGCCATCGCCGTGATCCTCGCCGTGCTGGTGTACGTGGTGTTCACCCGCGGTCTCGGCCTGAACCTGCCCGACGGCATCCTGAAAGGCCTGCTCTGA
- a CDS encoding chromate transporter, which yields MSELLELLLVFARLGLLSVGAAFAVLPEMARQLTEVHDWLTPREFTDGYALGQLAPGPNMLAVFFYGHRVAGLPGALMAGLGMFGPPLLIALSVTRLWSSVSHTPWAQAARRALVPVGAGLMASGVLTLSRGALHDAFTLALAVVALLVLYRWRVNPALVVVIGGLLGALHALLAA from the coding sequence GTGAGTGAACTCCTCGAACTGCTGCTGGTCTTCGCCCGGTTGGGGCTCCTCAGCGTCGGCGCGGCCTTCGCGGTCCTGCCGGAAATGGCACGCCAGCTCACCGAGGTGCACGACTGGCTCACCCCGCGGGAATTCACCGATGGGTACGCGCTTGGGCAACTCGCGCCAGGGCCGAACATGCTCGCCGTCTTCTTCTACGGGCACCGCGTGGCCGGGCTGCCGGGCGCGCTGATGGCCGGGCTGGGCATGTTCGGTCCGCCCCTGCTGATCGCGCTGAGCGTCACCCGCCTCTGGTCATCGGTGAGTCACACGCCTTGGGCACAGGCGGCACGCCGGGCGCTGGTGCCGGTCGGGGCGGGCCTGATGGCGTCCGGAGTGCTGACGCTGTCGCGGGGAGCCCTCCATGACGCGTTCACGCTGGCGCTGGCCGTTGTGGCGCTCCTGGTGCTATACCGCTGGCGCGTGAACCCCGCTTTGGTCGTCGTGATCGGCGGCCTGCTCGGCGCGCTACACGCACTCCTGGCTGCTTGA
- a CDS encoding GntR family transcriptional regulator, translating to MPLPPINIPTHTSLADGVHEALRAAIIRGVLDAGVKLTEVSLAGHLNVSRTPIREALRRLQAEGLLVPSGRSLMVSEVSLEALAELCVVREALEGLAARLAASQRNDIDLWVLADLNNSMHRAVEEDDFQTVIRTNHAFHSTVWQAAHNGYLTTRLAELRETIERMQTSTLHTHERRVEALQEHEEILLAIKSSDADGAERVTREHFRKAEAIRLRQLRLKAAHQLSALSAQTSHQ from the coding sequence ATGCCCCTCCCTCCCATCAACATCCCCACTCACACCTCTCTCGCTGATGGCGTCCACGAAGCCCTGCGCGCCGCCATCATCCGTGGTGTCCTCGACGCCGGAGTGAAACTCACCGAAGTCTCCCTCGCAGGGCACCTCAACGTCAGCCGCACCCCCATCCGTGAAGCGCTGCGTCGGCTGCAGGCCGAAGGCCTCCTCGTTCCCAGCGGGCGCAGCCTGATGGTCTCCGAAGTGAGCCTCGAGGCCCTCGCGGAACTGTGCGTCGTACGAGAAGCCCTCGAAGGCCTCGCCGCGCGGCTCGCCGCCAGCCAGCGCAACGACATCGACCTGTGGGTGCTTGCCGACCTCAACAACAGCATGCACCGCGCTGTCGAGGAAGACGACTTCCAGACCGTGATCCGCACCAACCACGCCTTCCACAGCACCGTCTGGCAAGCGGCCCACAACGGCTACCTCACCACGCGGCTCGCCGAACTGCGTGAAACCATCGAACGCATGCAGACCAGCACCCTGCACACTCACGAGCGGCGCGTGGAGGCCCTGCAGGAACACGAAGAGATACTCCTGGCGATCAAAAGCTCAGACGCGGATGGGGCCGAACGCGTCACCCGCGAGCACTTCCGCAAAGCCGAGGCCATCAGGCTACGCCAGCTGCGCTTGAAGGCCGCCCACCAACTCTCGGCGTTATCCGCGCAAACAAGCCATCAATAA
- a CDS encoding tripartite tricarboxylate transporter permease, whose product METLTALFAGFQTALTPMNLLWALVGTVLGTAVGVLPGIGPALTVALLLPVTLTLEPTSAFIMFAGIYYGGMFGGSTTSILLKTPGESASIVAAIEGNKMARNGRAATALATAAIGSFIAGTLGTLALTFAAPAMVEVALKFGPAEYFTLMLLAFTAVSALLGSSVLRGLVSLLFGLGLGLVGIDLQSGQARFALGRAELLDGIDVVVVIVGLFAVGETLYVASRLRTVQDAVIRVRERVSMTREDFARSWKPWLRGTLLGFPFGALPAGGAEMPTFISYLLEKRLSKRKEEFGNGAIEGVAGPEAANNAAAAGVLVPLLALGLPTSATAAILLAAFQQYGLQPGPLLFTSNPTLVWGLIASLYIGNVMLLVLNLPLAPLWARLLEIPRPLLYGGILVFATLGTYSLNNSVFDLMLLFVIGVIGFLMRRFDIPVAPAVVGMILGPLAEQQLRRALSISQGDFSVFLTRPISATILVIVVLILVGPLVVRWWQATQRRST is encoded by the coding sequence GTGGAAACCCTCACCGCACTCTTCGCCGGATTCCAGACGGCCCTCACGCCCATGAACCTGCTGTGGGCGCTGGTCGGCACGGTCCTCGGCACGGCCGTGGGTGTCCTTCCCGGCATCGGCCCGGCCCTCACCGTCGCGCTGCTGCTGCCCGTCACCCTCACCCTCGAACCGACCAGCGCGTTCATCATGTTCGCCGGCATCTATTACGGCGGGATGTTCGGCGGGTCGACCACCAGCATCCTCCTCAAGACACCCGGGGAGAGCGCCAGCATCGTCGCGGCCATCGAGGGCAACAAAATGGCCCGCAACGGACGCGCCGCCACCGCCCTCGCCACCGCCGCAATCGGCTCGTTCATCGCGGGTACGCTCGGCACGCTCGCCCTGACGTTCGCCGCGCCCGCCATGGTCGAAGTGGCCCTGAAGTTCGGCCCGGCCGAGTACTTCACGTTGATGCTCCTCGCGTTCACGGCCGTGTCCGCCCTGCTGGGCTCGAGCGTCCTGCGCGGCCTGGTCAGCCTGCTCTTCGGCCTCGGCCTGGGTCTCGTCGGCATCGACCTGCAGAGCGGACAGGCGCGCTTCGCGCTGGGACGCGCCGAACTGCTCGACGGGATCGACGTGGTCGTCGTCATCGTGGGCCTCTTCGCGGTGGGGGAGACGCTGTACGTTGCCTCACGCCTGCGCACCGTGCAGGACGCCGTCATTCGCGTGCGCGAGCGTGTCAGCATGACCCGGGAGGACTTCGCGAGAAGCTGGAAACCCTGGCTGCGCGGCACCTTACTGGGCTTCCCGTTTGGTGCGCTCCCCGCGGGCGGCGCGGAAATGCCGACCTTCATTTCCTACCTGCTCGAGAAACGCCTGTCCAAGCGCAAGGAAGAATTCGGGAACGGCGCCATCGAAGGGGTGGCCGGGCCGGAAGCGGCGAACAATGCCGCCGCGGCGGGCGTGCTCGTCCCGCTGCTCGCGCTGGGCCTGCCGACCAGCGCGACCGCAGCGATTCTCCTCGCCGCGTTCCAGCAGTACGGCCTGCAACCCGGCCCGCTGCTGTTCACCAGCAACCCCACGCTGGTGTGGGGCCTGATTGCCAGTCTGTACATCGGGAACGTCATGCTGCTGGTCCTGAACCTGCCGCTCGCGCCATTGTGGGCTCGTCTCCTCGAAATTCCCCGCCCCTTGCTGTACGGCGGGATTCTGGTGTTCGCGACGCTCGGCACGTACAGCCTGAACAACAGCGTCTTCGACCTGATGCTGCTGTTCGTGATCGGCGTAATCGGCTTTCTGATGCGCCGCTTCGACATTCCCGTCGCGCCCGCCGTGGTCGGCATGATCCTCGGGCCCCTTGCCGAGCAGCAACTCCGCCGGGCCTTGTCGATCTCCCAGGGGGATTTCAGCGTCTTCCTCACGCGTCCCATCAGCGCGACCATCCTGGTCATCGTCGTGCTGATCCTGGTCGGCCCGCTCGTCGTCCGCTGGTGGCAAGCCACGCAACGCCGCTCCACCTGA
- a CDS encoding vitamin K epoxide reductase family protein, whose translation MNAQTLSAQWRAEEGDFLAERRRIVGLSLLAAAAMGAVTLYQTGLVKHLPEPPLPYLNAEKVDASPEAYNRVGSATPDAALGLVSYAATVMLATMAGMDRARQYPLIPLVLAGKVTVDAVNAGYLTWEQIAKHKALCSYCLVAAAASLAVVPAAWPEARAALKYWRTKRH comes from the coding sequence ATGAATGCACAGACGCTCAGTGCGCAATGGCGTGCAGAAGAAGGCGATTTCCTGGCGGAACGACGCCGCATCGTGGGGCTGAGCTTGCTGGCCGCTGCAGCGATGGGGGCCGTCACGTTGTACCAGACTGGCCTCGTCAAGCATCTTCCCGAGCCTCCGCTGCCGTACCTGAATGCTGAAAAGGTCGACGCTTCCCCGGAAGCGTACAACCGCGTGGGCAGCGCTACGCCGGACGCGGCGCTGGGGCTGGTGAGTTACGCGGCGACCGTGATGCTGGCCACGATGGCCGGAATGGACCGGGCGCGCCAGTATCCACTGATCCCGCTTGTCCTCGCAGGAAAAGTGACGGTAGATGCCGTCAACGCCGGGTACCTCACGTGGGAGCAGATCGCGAAGCATAAAGCGCTGTGCTCGTACTGCCTGGTTGCCGCTGCGGCGAGTCTGGCAGTTGTTCCTGCGGCGTGGCCTGAAGCGCGCGCCGCGCTGAAGTATTGGCGCACCAAGCGCCACTGA
- the tcuA gene encoding FAD-dependent tricarballylate dehydrogenase TcuA translates to MHSPTATPNHANQYDSIVVGAGNAALCAAIAARLQGARVLVLERGPLHKRGGNSYFTDGAIRFAYNDLSDIRQVIPRIDDEEADKIVMPGYAEDDYYGDLMRVTGSQSDPALARQLVSRSLDTIKWMHQQGVVFDLIYDNQSFLKDGKHHFWGGLPVKTDGKGIGLIQRLNERAEELDIDVWYDTRAVQLVTKDDRIAGVIVQQGDDQRTIPATSVILASGSFEANKELRAQHIGAEWNAAIVRGSEYNTGDGIRMAVEVGAQRYGEYSGCHAIGTDAGAPKVGDFTKPGDIYKKHSYPLGIMLNRDGLRFVDEGADFRNYTYAKYGREILKQPGHVAYQIFDAQVRPMLRKEYNLEEATLYQADTLEELVAQLDVDKAQFLKTIQEYNTAVQDGDYNPTIKDAKGTSGITPPKTNWAQRIEQGPFYAFPVTCGITFAFGGIKASTSGEVLDAEDQPIPGLFAAGEMIGGIFYQNYPGGSGLMSGAVFGKLAGESAARYVRANQPASV, encoded by the coding sequence ATGCACTCACCGACTGCAACACCGAATCACGCCAACCAGTACGACTCCATCGTCGTCGGTGCCGGCAATGCTGCCCTCTGCGCCGCCATCGCCGCGCGCCTCCAGGGCGCCCGCGTCCTCGTCCTCGAGCGCGGACCGCTCCATAAGCGCGGCGGCAACTCCTACTTCACTGACGGCGCCATCCGCTTCGCCTACAACGACCTGAGCGACATTCGCCAGGTCATCCCACGCATCGACGACGAGGAAGCCGACAAGATCGTCATGCCCGGTTACGCCGAAGACGACTACTACGGTGACCTGATGCGTGTCACTGGCAGTCAAAGCGACCCGGCGCTCGCCCGGCAGCTCGTCAGCCGCTCCCTCGACACCATCAAGTGGATGCACCAGCAAGGTGTCGTCTTCGACCTGATCTACGACAACCAGTCCTTTCTCAAGGACGGCAAGCACCACTTCTGGGGTGGCCTGCCCGTCAAAACCGACGGGAAAGGCATTGGCTTGATCCAGCGCCTGAACGAGCGCGCCGAAGAACTCGACATCGACGTCTGGTACGACACTCGGGCGGTGCAACTCGTGACGAAAGACGACCGCATCGCCGGCGTGATCGTGCAGCAAGGCGACGACCAACGCACCATTCCCGCCACCAGCGTCATCCTCGCCAGCGGCAGCTTCGAAGCGAACAAGGAACTTCGCGCCCAGCACATCGGCGCCGAATGGAACGCCGCCATCGTGCGCGGCAGCGAGTACAACACCGGCGACGGCATCCGCATGGCCGTCGAAGTCGGCGCGCAACGCTACGGCGAGTACTCCGGCTGCCACGCCATCGGCACCGACGCCGGCGCCCCCAAAGTCGGGGACTTCACCAAACCCGGCGACATCTACAAGAAGCACTCCTACCCGCTCGGCATCATGCTCAACCGCGACGGGCTGCGCTTCGTCGACGAAGGCGCCGACTTCCGCAACTACACTTACGCCAAGTACGGCCGTGAGATCCTCAAACAGCCCGGCCACGTCGCCTACCAGATTTTCGACGCGCAAGTCCGCCCCATGCTGCGCAAGGAATACAACCTCGAAGAAGCAACCCTCTACCAGGCGGACACCCTCGAGGAACTCGTCGCGCAGCTCGACGTGGACAAAGCGCAGTTCCTCAAGACGATTCAGGAATACAACACCGCCGTGCAGGACGGTGACTACAACCCCACCATCAAGGACGCCAAGGGCACCAGCGGTATCACGCCCCCCAAGACAAACTGGGCGCAGCGCATCGAGCAAGGCCCCTTTTACGCCTTCCCGGTCACCTGCGGCATCACCTTCGCGTTCGGCGGGATCAAGGCCAGCACCAGCGGTGAAGTGCTCGACGCCGAGGACCAGCCGATTCCCGGCCTGTTCGCCGCAGGTGAGATGATCGGCGGAATCTTCTACCAGAACTACCCGGGCGGCTCAGGCCTGATGTCCGGCGCGGTGTTCGGCAAGCTCGCCGGGGAAAGCGCCGCCCGCTACGTGCGCGCCAACCAGCCCGCCTCCGTCTGA